Proteins from a genomic interval of Candidatus Firestonebacteria bacterium RIFOXYD2_FULL_39_29:
- a CDS encoding FMN reductase — MKVVAFNGSARKDGNTAILIKQVFSVLEKEGIKTELVQLAGHNLKGCVGCWKCTVNKDKKCAETGDIVNDCIAKMIEANGIILGSPTYFADCTVSIKALIERAGVVGMANNELLKHKVGAAVVSVRRGGAIHAFDSINHFFEVRQMFLVGSSYWNIGVGKDSGDVEKDEEGFRTMINLGANMAWLLKKIHAK, encoded by the coding sequence ATGAAAGTAGTAGCCTTTAACGGAAGCGCGCGTAAGGATGGAAATACTGCCATTTTAATTAAACAGGTGTTTTCTGTGCTTGAGAAAGAAGGGATCAAGACAGAACTGGTCCAGCTCGCAGGACATAATCTTAAGGGTTGTGTGGGCTGCTGGAAATGTACTGTCAACAAAGATAAAAAATGCGCAGAGACCGGTGATATTGTAAATGATTGTATTGCAAAAATGATAGAAGCAAACGGTATTATCCTTGGTTCACCAACCTACTTTGCTGATTGCACCGTTTCTATAAAAGCTTTAATAGAGCGTGCCGGAGTTGTGGGTATGGCTAACAACGAACTCTTAAAACATAAAGTTGGAGCGGCCGTAGTTTCCGTAAGGCGCGGCGGAGCCATACACGCCTTTGATTCGATTAATCATTTTTTTGAAGTAAGACAGATGTTTTTAGTCGGCTCGTCATACTGGAATATAGGTGTCGGAAAAGATTCCGGGGATGTGGAAAAGGACGAAGAAGGTTTCCGGACTATGATCAACCTCGGTGCCAACATGGCCTGGCTCCTGAAAAAAATTCATGCGAAATAA
- a CDS encoding acriflavin resistance protein, translating to MTISEISIKNHVFAWMLMAALIIFGGISFTKMGVSQLPNVDSPVVNVSISLPGAAPEIMELTVVDTVEDALTGVQGIKSMSSSSRTGNANISVEFDLSKDVDVAVQEIQTAITRIQRRLPAGIEPPSIRKSNPDNQPIIVLSVSSDKMPPTDLMKLVRYDIQDRFTTVPGVGDIMVWGFAEPNLRVWLDKKKMANLQLTASDIINTINKEHDEQPGGRVETADKELNIRTRGEAETVEDFGEITINTRGGRPNYVPVALKDVAKIEKGTEDIRSVSRAEGKFAVGIGIMKQPGMNSVEVGDEVKKRMKEIAASLPEGVEIGVRFDLTTFISESIKELYFTLILAALLTSLVCWLFLGSWTATLNIILAIPTSIIGTFMALYALGYTLNTFTLLGLSLAIGIVVDDAIMVLENIVRHREKGQARAPAALNGSKEITFAAIAATAAIIAIFLPVAFMEGVIGRYFLQFGVTLSVAVLFSLLEALTLTPMRCSRFLTVEERSTRLGKGVDNAFKKGAELYKKMIPSTLNRPYLTIIAATLFFAVTVFVGVKELKREMMPSQDQSRLILGLRTPVGSSLSLMDEKTKEVEKYLKGKSEVESIFASVGGGSSVNSASIMINMVPKVKRKISSQKFMKVIREETKTIKGVRITIQDPSLSFSAGGRGGGKPVSFSIRGPEWEKLVEYSEKMMEEMEKTKKMVDIDTNYQSGMPELEIIPDRIKARDRGVDVSEISDTVNIMMAGAAVGKYSDSGRRYDIRVGLSSSERSSVESIKSLLVRNNRGELIPLSDVVKINQKKGLQAIFREDRQRAISVNANVAQGSSQQEAIDEMRKIAKNVLPAGYLSVPTDSTKTYGESFLGLYIAMFLGILVAYMVLASQFNSFSQPVTILVALPFSVSGAFIGLYLFGLTLNIFSMIGLILLMGIVKKNSILLVEFTNQMRAQGLPVREALIAACPIRLRPILMTSLATIAAAIPSALAFGPGAETRIPMSIAVIFGVLISTVLTLFIVPSFYMILERWFPSEIRSKKLKVDKV from the coding sequence ATGACGATATCAGAAATATCCATAAAAAATCATGTTTTTGCCTGGATGCTTATGGCTGCGCTTATTATATTCGGCGGTATTTCCTTTACAAAAATGGGGGTCAGCCAGCTGCCAAATGTTGACTCACCGGTAGTAAATGTGAGTATAAGTTTACCGGGTGCTGCACCTGAGATAATGGAGCTCACCGTTGTTGATACTGTAGAAGATGCTCTTACGGGTGTTCAAGGCATAAAATCCATGTCCTCTTCTTCGAGGACCGGAAATGCCAATATCTCCGTAGAATTTGATTTGAGTAAAGATGTTGATGTGGCTGTTCAGGAGATACAAACGGCGATTACAAGGATACAACGCCGCCTTCCTGCAGGTATAGAACCACCGTCAATTCGAAAAAGTAATCCGGATAATCAGCCGATAATTGTGCTTTCTGTTTCATCCGACAAGATGCCGCCGACGGATCTGATGAAACTGGTCAGGTATGATATTCAAGACAGGTTTACCACCGTTCCGGGAGTGGGGGATATTATGGTCTGGGGCTTTGCGGAACCGAATCTTAGGGTCTGGCTTGATAAGAAAAAGATGGCCAACCTCCAGCTTACTGCCTCCGATATAATAAATACTATAAATAAGGAACATGACGAACAACCGGGCGGCAGGGTTGAGACTGCCGATAAAGAACTAAATATAAGGACCAGGGGGGAGGCGGAGACTGTAGAAGATTTTGGCGAAATTACCATTAACACCCGCGGCGGCAGGCCTAACTATGTGCCTGTAGCGTTAAAAGATGTGGCGAAAATAGAAAAAGGGACTGAGGATATAAGAAGTGTTTCGAGAGCTGAAGGTAAATTTGCCGTTGGTATAGGTATAATGAAACAACCGGGGATGAACTCTGTCGAGGTTGGAGATGAAGTAAAGAAGAGAATGAAGGAAATAGCCGCCAGTCTGCCGGAAGGAGTGGAGATCGGAGTCAGGTTTGACCTTACGACTTTTATATCGGAATCAATAAAAGAACTTTATTTTACACTTATACTTGCAGCACTCCTTACTTCTCTTGTTTGCTGGCTCTTTTTAGGTTCCTGGACGGCAACGCTTAATATTATCCTGGCCATTCCGACTTCTATTATCGGTACGTTCATGGCTCTTTATGCCCTGGGTTATACTTTAAATACATTTACACTGCTGGGTTTATCCCTTGCCATAGGTATCGTCGTTGATGATGCTATTATGGTGCTTGAAAATATAGTGAGGCATAGAGAAAAAGGTCAAGCTAGAGCGCCTGCTGCGCTAAATGGTTCAAAGGAAATAACCTTTGCGGCAATAGCGGCAACTGCGGCAATTATTGCGATCTTTCTTCCTGTAGCATTTATGGAAGGAGTAATCGGAAGGTACTTTCTGCAATTTGGTGTAACTCTATCTGTAGCAGTGCTTTTTTCGCTTCTGGAAGCCCTCACTTTAACTCCTATGAGATGCTCCAGATTTTTAACCGTAGAGGAAAGATCCACCCGGCTTGGAAAAGGTGTTGATAATGCTTTTAAGAAAGGCGCAGAATTATATAAAAAGATGATCCCTTCGACTTTAAATAGGCCTTATCTTACCATAATAGCTGCTACTCTGTTTTTTGCGGTTACAGTTTTTGTCGGAGTTAAAGAGCTCAAAAGAGAGATGATGCCGTCGCAGGACCAGAGCCGCTTAATTCTGGGCTTAAGAACGCCGGTAGGGTCATCGCTTTCGTTGATGGATGAAAAAACAAAAGAGGTCGAAAAATATCTTAAAGGGAAGAGCGAAGTAGAAAGTATTTTTGCTTCGGTAGGGGGCGGTTCCAGTGTTAACAGCGCTTCGATAATGATAAATATGGTTCCAAAAGTAAAGAGAAAAATCTCTTCTCAGAAATTTATGAAAGTTATAAGAGAAGAAACAAAGACAATAAAAGGGGTCAGGATAACCATTCAGGATCCGTCGCTTTCTTTCTCGGCCGGCGGAAGGGGAGGGGGAAAACCCGTAAGTTTCTCAATCCGCGGACCCGAGTGGGAAAAGCTTGTAGAGTATTCGGAAAAGATGATGGAAGAAATGGAAAAAACAAAAAAAATGGTTGATATAGATACTAATTACCAATCCGGAATGCCGGAGCTTGAAATAATTCCGGATCGTATAAAAGCCAGAGATAGAGGCGTGGATGTTTCTGAGATATCCGATACGGTAAATATAATGATGGCCGGAGCGGCTGTAGGGAAATATTCAGATAGCGGAAGACGGTACGATATCAGGGTGGGTCTTTCTTCTTCGGAAAGGTCTTCGGTGGAATCGATTAAGTCCCTGCTTGTCAGGAATAACAGGGGCGAGCTTATCCCGCTTTCCGATGTCGTAAAGATAAACCAAAAAAAAGGACTTCAGGCGATCTTCAGGGAAGACAGGCAGCGGGCTATCAGTGTCAATGCCAATGTGGCTCAGGGCAGCTCTCAGCAGGAAGCTATAGATGAAATGAGAAAAATTGCAAAAAATGTTCTTCCTGCCGGGTATCTTTCAGTCCCGACCGACAGTACAAAAACCTACGGTGAGTCTTTCCTTGGACTTTACATTGCCATGTTTCTTGGTATTCTTGTTGCCTATATGGTATTGGCTTCCCAGTTTAACAGTTTCTCCCAGCCTGTAACAATACTTGTGGCTCTTCCTTTTTCTGTTTCCGGTGCATTTATCGGTCTTTACTTATTCGGACTTACACTGAACATTTTCAGTATGATCGGTTTGATACTTCTTATGGGAATTGTAAAGAAGAATTCTATCCTTCTCGTTGAATTTACCAACCAGATGAGAGCTCAGGGTTTACCGGTACGGGAGGCGCTAATAGCAGCTTGTCCTATCCGGCTCAGGCCTATTCTTATGACCTCACTGGCTACAATTGCAGCAGCCATCCCGTCAGCGCTTGCCTTTGGTCCCGGCGCTGAAACGCGTATTCCGATGTCTATTGCGGTTATTTTTGGTGTACTTATTTCCACGGTACTTACTCTGTTCATAGTACCTTCTTTCTATATGATATTAGAAAGATGGTTCCCGAGTGAGATAAGAAGTAAAAAACTGAAGGTTGACAAAGTATAA